CGACGCCGATCTGTTCGCGCATCGTCTCGAGCGTGAACCGCTCCGGCGGAGGCGCTCCCGCGCCGGTGAATCCTGCCGGTACGATGGCGACGATGCTCGCCTCGCGACCGGCGAGCGCGAGGATCTCGGGTCCGCCGCCCGCGATGAGGAAGGGCGGATGCGGCCGCTGCGCCGTCTTCGGCCGGCACTCCGCCTTCTCGACCTTGTAGAAGTCGCCGGCGAAGGTGACCTGGTCCTCGGTGAAGAGGCGCTTCATGAGCGTCACCGCCTCGGCGAGGCGCGCGACGCGCACGCGGCCGCGGTCGCACGGGATGCCGGTGCTCTGGTAGTCGCGGTCGAGCCAGCCCGCGCCGATGCCCAGCTCGAAGCGCCCGCTCGAGAGCACGTCGAGCGTTGCGCACTCGCGCGCGAACACCACGGGGTTGCGGAAGTCGTTGTCGACGACGAGCGTGCCGACGCGCAGCCGTTGCGTGACTGCCGCCACGACCGCGAGCGCGGGGAGCGCAGCCCATACGCCACCGATCATGTGGTCGACCACCGCGAGCGTGTCGTAGCCGAGCGCCTCGAGGCGCTTCGCCCGATCGGTCCATTCCTGCGCGCTCGGCGCGCCGCCGGTCTGTGTCGCGAAGCGCACCGGCCGGGTCACGCGAGATCGACGTCCCTCGCGAGGAGCTTCGGCGGGAGCGACCCCGCGCCGAGGAGCTTGTCGTGGAAGAAGCGCATGCCCCACCCCTTGGCGCGCGCCTTGTCGCGTAGATCGAGGATCGCCGCGCGCCCGAGCGCGTACGACGACGGCTGCGTCGGCGTGAGCGTGTAGCGGCGCACCTCGGCGATCGCGTTCGGCGGCTCGAGCTTGGGCCGCTCGACCATGTACGCGACGGCCTCGTCGAAGCTCATGTCGCCGGTCGAGAGACCGACGTCGACCACTACGCGCGCGGCGCGCCAGAGGAGATCCTTGAGACGCAGGAGGCGCGTCTCGGGCGAGTCGAGGAAGCCGATCTCGGTCATGAGCTCCTCGACGTAGAGGCCCCAGCCCTCGACCATGAGGTTGCTCCGCAGCGCTTTGCGTGCGAGCGACGCGTTGTCCGCTGCGTACGTCAGCTGCACGTGGTGCCCGGGGTAGCCCTCGTGGCAGGCGATGACCGGGATGCCCGCGCGCGGATGGCCTTCAAGGCGTTCGCGGCGGGTGCGCTCGTCGTCGTCGGCCATCGGCAGCGTTACCCAGAACCGGCCGCGGCGGTTCGCCTCGAACGGCGCCGCGGCGACGTACGCTGCGTACGGGTACGTCGTGCGCTGGAAGTCCGGCATCGTCTCGACGACGAGGTCCTCGCCGTACGGGATCGACGCGATGGACGAGAGCCGCACCGCCTCGCGCGAGCGCTCCATCTCCACGCGGTAGGTGTCGACCAGCTGATCGGCTTCGGGATGGTCCTTCCGCAGACGCGCGACCGAGTCGCGCCAGTCGTCGTCGCCGAGCGCACGCGCGGCCTCGGCGATCCTTGATTCGGTCTCGCGGAAGAGCTCCTCGCCGAACGCGCGCAGGCTCGAGCCGTCGTGGTCGAGCAGCTCCTTCTCCTTCAGCAGCGTCTCGAACGCGTCGCGTCCTATCGCGAACGTGCCGCGCGCCTTGGGCAGCAGGTCCGCGCGCAGCCACGCGACGTAGCGGTCGAGCGCGTCGGCGGCGGCCTTCGCGGCAGGGCGAAGAGCGAGGGCGACCGCGCGACCGAGCGGCGTGTCAGGCAGTGCCTTCGGCAGCTCGTCGCGCAGGAACGCGGCGCCGGCCGGCGCGGTGCGCTCCGCGATCGCGATCCACTCCGGCGGCACTTTCGCCGGATCAAGGTTGGCACGCGCGGCGTCGAGCGCGGCCGGCGCTTCCGCAAGGCGCTCGGCGAGCATCGCGAGCCGGTCCTCGGCGGTGCTCCACGCGCGCAGCAGCGTGTAGTACGCGCCGCGCGTGATGAGGTCGGAGTACAGCGACGGCTGCCGGCGCCAGCGCTCGAACGGCTGGAGCGCATGCTCGCCGCGGAGCTCGGAGAGCACCAGGTCGCGGTCGACCCGCTGGTAGGGATCGAGGCTCTCCTCCCCCATGCCGACGAAGCGCCGCAGCCAGTCCTCGGTGAAGGCGTTCCGCGCGGCGAAGCCGTCGGCGGTGAGATCGCCCAGGCGATGGTCGTGCGAGTGGTTGCCCATGACCGTCGCGGCGACGGGCTCGAGGGCGAAACGGTCATCGAGAAAGGTCTTGACGGTCGCCTCGAGCAACGTGCCTACCATGACGGGAGCGCCAGTCTGGCACACATAGAGGAGTCGAAGCGGATGGCGGATGGCACAAAGCTCGTCTTCGCGGTGAGCGGTGCAAGAGACGACCTCGCGTCAGTCACCGTCGATGACCCGTACGACACGGTCCGTGGCAAGATGACGGGCGCGGGATGGCCCGAGTTCAATCGGAACGGGCGCAAGATCGCGGTGAATCCAGGGTTGATCGCCTACGTCGAGCCGGCGCCGCCGAGCATCCCGCTCCCACCGGCTCAGGCATTCCGCGTTGCGCGTCCACGCGGCGCGGACGAGTAGGTCGTCCGCATGAGCTCGACCCCGGACTGCGAAAACTGCGAGGCTCCCTGCTGCACGAGGCAGTTCCTGGAGGACGATTCGGGCTGGTTCAGTCTGAAAGACGCGCGACCGATCTACGTCGAGGCCGGGACGGACGTGAAGATCGTCGGCTGGCACATACAGCAGGACGGGCGCCAGCCGATGCTCGAGTGCCAGGGGTTCGACAGGAAGCAACTGCGCTGCACGGTGTATGACTCACGCCCGGAGCATTGCCGGACGTACGACTGCCGCGATGATGACCCCGACGAATGGCAGGCGCGCGCGCACTGCGATCTCGCGCGTCACCGCCGCATGACCGCGCTGCGCGCGAAGGTGATTGCTTAGTTCGTCTTCGGCTTGTCGGCGGCGGTCGCGGTGCTGGCTGCCGCAGGCTTCTCGGTGCTGTTGGCCTCTTCGCGGAACGTCTTCACGCCCTTGCCCAGCTGACCGAGAACGTCGGGGAGCTTCCCCGCTCCGAACACGATGAGCACGATGACGAGAATGAAGACGAGCTCCGGGCCCCCTAGGTTGAACGGCATTTGTCACTTCCCCGCGCGCTCCCCGGCGCGCTCATTACTCCTAGACAGTGTACGCACGCCGGGCCTCAGCCGAACAGACCAGCAAGGAGCGTGACGAAGAGCGGGATGACCACCAGAAGGGCGAGCGCTGGCAGGTAACACAGCGTCAGGATCAGCGTCATCTTTCCCTCGACCTGAGCGGCGGACTGGACCAATCGCTCGCGAGCGGCGCTCCGCATTTCCTCGCGCAGATCCTCAAGCACGCTGATCGAACCCGCCCCAAGCTCGCGCGCGCGCTCGAGGCGCTCCGCGAGCCGCACGAGAGATGGGAGCGCAGCGTCCGTCCCTTCACGCATCAGAGAGACATGCAGAGGCGCTCCGAGCGTGTACAGGTCTACGACTCGCGCCATCACCTCATCGACGAGCGGCGCACCGCTTCCACGACGTGCCAGCGCGAGAAGGGCGGAGTCCACCGGCCGTCCCGACGATACGAGCGCGTGCGCCCACTCGACAAGTGAGGCTGTAGCTATCTCAGCCTCGCGCCAGCGATGCGCCGCCCGTCGCTGAACGATGAGCGAGGGCACGATGAAACCCGCGTAGGCGCCGGCCAGGATGACGATGGCGCCGATCGGCACGACCAGTCCGATGACCGCGGCGAGCAGTGCTCCGACCAGCCCTAGTGCGATCTTTGCCGCCACGACGTGCTCGATCGCGATGCCGAAGCCGCTTGCCCAGAGCGTGGCGGGCGGGATGAGCTGAAGACGGCGGAGTCCTGCGAAGACGTGCACGCTCGACGGGCGAAGGAAGTCGAGACGAGCGGCAACACCGGAACGTGGCGCGGCCGCAAGGACGATCAGGATGGCGCACAGCGCGGCTGCGGCCGCTCCGATCACGCTCACGTGATGTCGCCTGCGACACGCCTGCTCAAGAGGATCCCGATCGTCTCGAGGGTCGCCGCGAGCGGTAAGAGAACAAATCGGCCGAGCGGCGTCGTCAGGGTTTCGGCCATGCCCGGGACGGTCAGAGCCAGATACAGGGCGAGACCTGGCACGAGCGCCGCCAGGAGAACGATCTGCACACGTAGTCCGGCTGTGCGGGCATGTACGTCGTCCGCAGTGCGCTGCTCGAACAGAAGCCGATCGACCGTGCTCGCGATCAGCGTGACGCAGCGCGACGCAGGTAGTTGCTCGGCGACGCATAGGGACAGCGCGTCGAGGCCAACGATGAGACGTCGGTCCCGCGTTTGAGCTCGGACCCCCCGCAACGCGACGTCAAGTGGTGCACCTAGATCGAATGCGCGCAACGCCGCGGTGAATGGCCCGAACTCGACGTCTGGTTCGGACGCAGCTGCGAGACGCACCGCCTCCGTCAGGCCGGCCCCCGACCTCAGACCAGCGAGGGTCATCTGTAGCAGAGCGATGGTCTGGCGAGCGCGCTCTTCGCGTCGTCGCGCGGCAAGCGTCCTGACTACGATCGACGGGACCACGGCACCGAACAGCCCGATCGCTGGAGCGCCCAAGGAGCCAGCGAGCGCGAGTCCGCAGATGAGCGTGGTGACGCGAAGGCACTCCCACGCGAGCCATGACCTCTTCCAACCGGCTTCGCGAAGTACCGATCGCTCCGGGTGCGTGATCCACGGCTCCCACATGCGTGACGATCCGAGCGGTACCAGGACGAGACACGTCACGGCCAATGCCGTTGCGATCGCGCCGACGAGCTCGAGACTCACGAGAGCCGTTCGGTCAAACGATTCGGCAGCTGCCTGATCGAGGTCTCACCCGATCGCCACACCACGATGGGTCCGGCGTTGTCCACCGCGGCGATCTCACGGACGATGCGGACGCCGTCTTTCGCGCGACCGACTTGCACCACGACGTCGAACGCGCGCAAGACGAATCGCGAGATCGCACTGGGCGCAACGTCGCCTGACCGCGATAGGAGAAGCTCGAGCCGATCGAGGGCGCCGAGAGTGGAGCCCGCATGCAGCGTTGTCAGCGAGCCGTCGTGTCCGGTCGAGATCGCCTCGAGCAGCGCCGAAGCCTCGCGCGGCGAGCGGACCTCACCGACGATGATCCGGTCCGGCCGCATGCGGAGCGCGTTCACCACCAGATCGGCAACCCCGATGCCTCCATCCCGGCCAGGAACACACTCCAGATGAACCACGTGCTCGTGCGGCAGGACGAGCTCGTTGGTGTCCTCGATCACCACGAGACGCTCATCCGCGGGTATCTCCCCCGCAAGGGATCGCAGGAAGGTGCTCTTCCCGACGCCGGTCGAGCCCGCGACCAACACGTTTCCGCGGGCGACGACCACTCGGGCCAGGAGCTCGGCGGCTTCGCGTGCTAACCCGTTGCTCGCCTGCCAGGAGGGCGCGGGGCCGCGCAGCGCCAGCGACACGCGTGTGAACTTACGGATAGATATCGTCGGACCGCCGACCGGTGCGATGACGGCGTTGGCTCGACTGCCATCACGCATCCGTGCATCAACGTATGGCCGCTCGATGGTCAGCTCGCGGCCGACCCCCGCGGCGATGCGATGCGCAAGCTCGCTCACGGCGGCGGCATCGCGGAATCCAACATCGACGTGCTCGAGGCGCCCGTGGCGCTCGACAAAGACCTGCTTGGGTCCGTTCACGAGCACATCCGTGACGTTGTCGTCGTCGAGGAATGGCTGAACGGGGCCGAACCCGAAGAGCTCGGCGCACAGTGCCTCAAGTTGATCCTCGGACAGTTCAGCCGCGACGGTGGCACGAACGCGCTCCCTCAGCGTGAGCCTTCGCGCGGGATCCGCGTAGAGGGTCAGCATGACGCTCGGATCGAGACCCGACGCAACTTCCGCGCGCGCGCGCGCCAACAGGGAGGGGTCGATCACCCGATCCTGCGTATGAGCGCGTCGACCGCGCGCAACGTGGGCGCCCGCGTCGCGAATTGGTCCTCGGCGAGATACGCATCCGTCGGAATCGCGCCGAGCAAAGGGAGTCCAGCACGCTCGGCGATGAGCCTTGCGTCGTCGTCGGCTACACCAACAACGACCAGGCCCGCCGGACAGGGAACATCCCGGACGAGAGCGAGCGCACAAAACACGGCCTGGAGTTGCGAAGCCCGTGCGCCCGCGACGATGCACAAACGGTCGATGCGCGAGAGCAGACCATGATCGAGGCCACCGGCACCGGTGCCCAGATCGAGGACAACGGGTGACTCATCCCCGAGCGTATCGATGACCTCGATCGTGCGATCGATATCCAAGCGTCCACGTAGCGCTGGCGAGCCGGGCAGGAACTGGATCGCCGACCAACGCGAAACGAGCGCACGCTCCCGACCAGGCTGCACCAGAGCGTCCGCGATCGTCGCGGCTTCGATTCGCGCGCGGAGGGCGAGCGACGGTGCCCAACGATCCAAGTCGACAAGGAGCGGCGCACGCCCGCCCGCGGCCGAACGATGTGCGACGAGGCCCGCCGTTGTGCTGGTACCAACACCGCCGACCAGGGACCAAAACGCGATCCGGCGGCGCGGAGGCAGGGCTGCCGGACGGGTTGGTCGTAGCGGTTCGATGGGATCCGTCCGACCCGTTGCTTCACGCATGAATGTGATCGCAAGGTCCGCGATGGGGCTCGCGTCGAGCCACGCCCGGATCCGACTCACGCGAACGCCCAGCGCTCGATCGCTCCGTCATTGACGTACGTCCACTCATGACCGCGGTCCGCCAAGGCTGCTCCATCAAACACGACCGGTCGCAGCCGGATCCGTGCGCGTGCTGCACGGAGCGACGCCAACGAGCACCACACGATGCGTCGCCAGCCCAGGACGGCGTCGTCCTCACGTAACAACCGACGGCACGCCTCGCGGGAGTGACGTGGGGCGCGCATCCACGGTACGCGGCGGCGCAGCAGCACGGCAGTCGCCTCACTGAGTGGGACCGCTCGCACGTCGACAACATCGATCGCCTGAAGGCCGTCGCCGAGCGGTGTGAGATCGAACGCGATCGCGGGTCGGAGACCCGCTGCCTTCGCCGGGAGTGCAAGGCAGCGGGTAACGCGGACGCCGGCCAGAGCAAGCTCATAGGTCACTTCGTCGATCCCGCGGTCGATCTCCAGGTACGTATCGCGGGCGGCCCGCGTAAGTCGGCAACTTCCAAGCCTCTCGAGACGGCGATCGAACGCCGCACGCCGGACCGTTTCAAGCCGAAGGGTCGTTGCCACGGTCAGCGCGCCGAGCTGAAAGCAAGGACGAACGTGCTCGTTGCGATCCGGTCAGCGAATCGGAGCTCCTCCGACGGCGAGATCGCGATGATCACGCTGCCGATGCGGTCAACGGCAGTCTTGGGATCCTGTCGGCGCGTCAAATACGGCGCACCGGACTCCGAACGGACGTCGAGCACAAGTGCGTCCGCTGCCATCAATTCGACGGTGCGCCCTGCCGGCGCCCGGCCGATGAGCGGTACGGCGAGCACGTCGACCCGCGCTCCCGGCGCGATGGCACCACCGACCGCGCTCACGGCCACGACCGGGATCGCGACCGCGCGCTCGCCTGGTCGAAGCGTCAGGCCGGTGTGGAATGAAGCGGCATCGTCGGCGAGCGCCTGGTAGACCAGTGGCTGTCCCTGCCACAGAGGAGCGATCGGCACGCGTCCGATCACCTCATCAACGCTCGTGACCGCTCCGGTCGGCAACGCGTCAGGGGGCACGGATCGCACCCCGAGATCCTGGCCGGTCAATGGACGGATCTCAGCGACATCCTGAGCGGCGACGACCATGTTCACGCGCTGCGCGCCGAGGTAGTACAGCCCTCCCGCGACGCAGCCAGCGATCAGCGCGAGGATCAGGAACGAACGACGGGCGATCAATCGACGAGCGCAGGAGACCGCAGCGTTACGGAGATCTCCGCCTCGAGCCGTTCCGACGGCCAGGACTCCGAGAAGATCTCGAACCGCAGCGACCAAGTGACATTGGGGGCCGGCATGCGGATCCACTGCGCCACGAGCGGCTGAGTGGTGCCGGTGCTGGCGGAGATATGGTCGGGTTGGGCCGACAGAAGGCGCCACGAACGGATGGGCACGGCGACGTTGTTGGCGAACACGCGAGGCCAGAACTGGACGACCCGCCCGCGAAGCACCTCGGCTGATGCGAGGGTCGGGCCGTCCGGCGCAAGAGAGATCGCCGCCCGCAGCGTGAGACGGGCCGGCTCGATCGGGAGTTGCCGCACTGTCGAGGGCGGTGGTGCGATCTCGTCACGTCGCTGCGCCGTCGTCGCGGCAGGCGCGGGCGAGGCGCTGGCCTTCGGGGCAGCGGTCGAGGACGACGGGCCCGGCAGCCGCTTGGTCTCCGAGTCGTCTTGAAAGAACACGACGCTCACCGGAACGTAGCCACCCGCGGTGAGAACAAAGTTCTCGTAGTACGTTCCCGCAAGCGCTTGACCATTCGTAAGCGCGCCGCGCCCATTGAAGGCCATCCCGTCGAAGGGGCTGGACGCTCCGGTGTCAACGGTGTCGATCACCCGCGCGTAGGTACCCGTCGACTCGTGCACCGTCGTCGTCGAGTAGACGGTCGTCGCATCGCTCGTGGCGACCACGTCAGCGACGTAGGTGTCGGTCACGTAGTACAGGCCGCTCGGCACGACAAACGCGACGGGATCGGGACCCGGTGGAGCTGGTATCGGATGGCGTTCGTCGTCCAATGGCTCGCGTGCATTCGCGGATGTGCTCGATAAGAGAAGGACCGACGTCAGCAGGAGCGTCGTGCGCGTCTTCATCGCGGGGAGCTCATCGAGTGGATCGTCAAGGTGGTTATGGCGGGCAGCAGAAGTGCGGCGAAGCCGGGGGTCTTGACCGGGATCACCGCGATGAGCCGGACCGTCGGGCGGTCGTAACGCGCGCCCGTCCGAGGGTCGAAGCTCGGCGCGGTCGGAAAGCTCGCGATGTCCGCGGAGGCAGCGATCTCCGTCGAACTTGCACCGAGGGCTGGCGCGGTCGCCAAGAGGTTGCGGGCGAAGTAATCGCGCGCGACATCGGCGGCGTCAGCAGCAAGTCGCAGCGTGCCCGAACTTACCAACACAGTCTGGTCCTGATCACCGACCGCGACGATCGTGGCGAGGTCCGCAGCAGCGCCGACCCGGTATGCGACTGCGCGCAGCACGCCAAACTCGATCGCGCCGACAAGCGCCACCAGCAGAACGGGCAGCATGACGATCGTGGTCAGGGCGGCGGTCCCACCGTCGTCGTGCGTCATTGGTTGACCTCGCCGCGCGCGACAGCGGTCGATCGAACGGCGACAGTCGTCGTGAAGAGGAACGGGATCGCCACGGGCTCATCGGTGCGGAGCGACACGCGCACGGGTTCTCGCCAGCCAACGGTGGAGGGTTCGACCTCGACCATGACCCGGGCGGGTTCGATTCCCACGAGTCGCAGCTGTTCTTGGATGTATGAGCGAAGCTCAGGTCGATCCCCGCCGAGCTCGCCCGCGTAGCGAGCGGCCTGTAGCGCGACGCCGTCTTGAGCCAGCCATCGCTGCGTGAGCCAGCCAAACTCGAGAATGGCGAAAAGGAGCGGGACGAGGATCACAAGCATGAGCGTCGTCTCGAGCGTCGCCATGCCATGGTCTTCGCTGGACCACCCCCTCAACGGACGGTCTGAAGCTGCGTGACGAGCGTCTGTAGCCGAGTTACGAGTCCGTTGTTCCACGCAGACACGCCGATCACCAGGGTGCCGAGGATGACAGCGGCCCCGATGACGTATTCGATCGTGGCCAAACCCGATCTCTCAGAGTCGAAGCGACGCAAGGACCGCATGCGAAACCTCCCGACGCGTGTCGTCGGGAGGTTCGCTTCAGTTCAACCTGTGCGCGATGAGATGCGTGATCGGTACGCCAGTACTACCTTCGGCCGAGCGCCTTTTCCGCCTTGCGTGCGTCCTTCACACCGAACGCGA
This portion of the Candidatus Limnocylindria bacterium genome encodes:
- a CDS encoding TIGR03621 family F420-dependent LLM class oxidoreductase produces the protein MTRPVRFATQTGGAPSAQEWTDRAKRLEALGYDTLAVVDHMIGGVWAALPALAVVAAVTQRLRVGTLVVDNDFRNPVVFARECATLDVLSSGRFELGIGAGWLDRDYQSTGIPCDRGRVRVARLAEAVTLMKRLFTEDQVTFAGDFYKVEKAECRPKTAQRPHPPFLIAGGGPEILALAGREASIVAIVPAGFTGAGAPPPERFTLETMREQIGVVRRAAGARFGEIELSMYLDCVLTDDREKTIAEVAEKGRVAPDVVQNNPYRGIGTLQQIRDHIVRLRDAIGVTYFCLRGPDVESLGPIVKELSGT
- a CDS encoding DUF885 domain-containing protein; translation: MLEATVKTFLDDRFALEPVAATVMGNHSHDHRLGDLTADGFAARNAFTEDWLRRFVGMGEESLDPYQRVDRDLVLSELRGEHALQPFERWRRQPSLYSDLITRGAYYTLLRAWSTAEDRLAMLAERLAEAPAALDAARANLDPAKVPPEWIAIAERTAPAGAAFLRDELPKALPDTPLGRAVALALRPAAKAAADALDRYVAWLRADLLPKARGTFAIGRDAFETLLKEKELLDHDGSSLRAFGEELFRETESRIAEAARALGDDDWRDSVARLRKDHPEADQLVDTYRVEMERSREAVRLSSIASIPYGEDLVVETMPDFQRTTYPYAAYVAAAPFEANRRGRFWVTLPMADDDERTRRERLEGHPRAGIPVIACHEGYPGHHVQLTYAADNASLARKALRSNLMVEGWGLYVEELMTEIGFLDSPETRLLRLKDLLWRAARVVVDVGLSTGDMSFDEAVAYMVERPKLEPPNAIAEVRRYTLTPTQPSSYALGRAAILDLRDKARAKGWGMRFFHDKLLGAGSLPPKLLARDVDLA
- a CDS encoding YkgJ family cysteine cluster protein, with the protein product MSSTPDCENCEAPCCTRQFLEDDSGWFSLKDARPIYVEAGTDVKIVGWHIQQDGRQPMLECQGFDRKQLRCTVYDSRPEHCRTYDCRDDDPDEWQARAHCDLARHRRMTALRAKVIA
- a CDS encoding twin-arginine translocase TatA/TatE family subunit; the encoded protein is MPFNLGGPELVFILVIVLIVFGAGKLPDVLGQLGKGVKTFREEANSTEKPAAASTATAADKPKTN
- a CDS encoding type II secretion system F family protein, with the translated sequence MSVIGAAAAALCAILIVLAAAPRSGVAARLDFLRPSSVHVFAGLRRLQLIPPATLWASGFGIAIEHVVAAKIALGLVGALLAAVIGLVVPIGAIVILAGAYAGFIVPSLIVQRRAAHRWREAEIATASLVEWAHALVSSGRPVDSALLALARRGSGAPLVDEVMARVVDLYTLGAPLHVSLMREGTDAALPSLVRLAERLERARELGAGSISVLEDLREEMRSAARERLVQSAAQVEGKMTLILTLCYLPALALLVVIPLFVTLLAGLFG
- a CDS encoding ATPase, T2SS/T4P/T4SS family, with the translated sequence MIDPSLLARARAEVASGLDPSVMLTLYADPARRLTLRERVRATVAAELSEDQLEALCAELFGFGPVQPFLDDDNVTDVLVNGPKQVFVERHGRLEHVDVGFRDAAAVSELAHRIAAGVGRELTIERPYVDARMRDGSRANAVIAPVGGPTISIRKFTRVSLALRGPAPSWQASNGLAREAAELLARVVVARGNVLVAGSTGVGKSTFLRSLAGEIPADERLVVIEDTNELVLPHEHVVHLECVPGRDGGIGVADLVVNALRMRPDRIIVGEVRSPREASALLEAISTGHDGSLTTLHAGSTLGALDRLELLLSRSGDVAPSAISRFVLRAFDVVVQVGRAKDGVRIVREIAAVDNAGPIVVWRSGETSIRQLPNRLTERLS
- the cpaB gene encoding Flp pilus assembly protein CpaB; this translates as MIARRSFLILALIAGCVAGGLYYLGAQRVNMVVAAQDVAEIRPLTGQDLGVRSVPPDALPTGAVTSVDEVIGRVPIAPLWQGQPLVYQALADDAASFHTGLTLRPGERAVAIPVVAVSAVGGAIAPGARVDVLAVPLIGRAPAGRTVELMAADALVLDVRSESGAPYLTRRQDPKTAVDRIGSVIIAISPSEELRFADRIATSTFVLAFSSAR
- a CDS encoding TadE family protein, which produces MATLETTLMLVILVPLLFAILEFGWLTQRWLAQDGVALQAARYAGELGGDRPELRSYIQEQLRLVGIEPARVMVEVEPSTVGWREPVRVSLRTDEPVAIPFLFTTTVAVRSTAVARGEVNQ